The following DNA comes from Puniceicoccaceae bacterium.
CAGATGGAATGGGTAAACGTTGCAAACGATAGTGTGATAGCGCCAAGTGCTGAGTCCGTTTTCGGTTATCCTATAACGGTCGGCATATTGAAGATCGGCAGGAAATTGGCCAGGACATTGCCACCGATGACAACGCCCAGAACGACGATGAGCAACGGCTCGAGAAGGGAAGTCAGGGCGCTGACCGTATTCTCAATCTCTACATCGTAAAAGTCGGAAATTTTCACCATCATGCTGTCGATGTCGCCGGTTTGTTCGCCCGCCTGTGTCATGTGTTTGATCATGGAGGGGAAGTAAGGGGTTACCGCCAAAACTTCCGAAATCTGGCCACCTTGGCTGACAGTGCGTGAAATATCGCTGCACGCACGTTCAATGTAGACATTGTTTGCACCGGATGAGACAATTTCAAGTGATTGCAGGATGGGGACTCCACTTTTCATGAGGATGGAAAACGTTCGACAGAAACGTGAGATGCTCACCTTGCGCACGAGTTCACCAAAGATGGGAATGCGCAACAGGAGAAAGTCTTTGACCTCCCGTCCACGCGGGGTCTTGAAGAACTTGCCGAGAACCTTGAATCCGACCACGCCGCCGAGGATGAGGAAAATCACATATTTTTTGAGAAAATTGCTCAGATCGATCAGGAACTGAGTCGGTCCGGGTAACTCTGATCCAAAACTGGTGAACATCTCGGCAAAGACCGGAATCACAAAAATCAAGAGAACGTTGACGAGCACGATGGCGAACAGAATCACCGTCACAGGATAGGTCATGGCACTCTTGACCTTTTTACTGAGCTTGACGGATTCATCGAAATATTGGGCTGTTTTTTCGAGAATGTCGCCAAGGCTTCCGCTCGCTTCACCAGCTTGTACCATCGAGACAAAAAGTTTCGGAAAAGCATTTGGATACTTTGCACAGGCTTCGGAAAACGGAGTGCCACTGGTGACGTCCAGCTTCACCATGCGAATGATCACCTGAAAGTGCAGGTTTGAAGTCTGCTCCTGCAGGGCTTCCATTGCCGAGACCAGAGGCAGCCCCGCCCCGAGCATGGATGAGAGTTGCTGGGTGAAGATCGCCAGCTCTTCCAGCTTGATTTTTGCTTTTGGCGCTTTTTTTTCCGCAGCCTTGAGCTTTGCCAGACGCTGTGATTCTGCCAGACTGTTACGCTTCTTGGCACGACGCTTTGAAGGTTTGCTGGAACTGGCAGGTGAGGAGAGCGATGGCATGCAGGTATTTCGTGAAAGTTGCTATTACATATCAACCCGAAACGTTCGAATGCAACCGGTTTTGATGGATTGGACTTTGGAGGGCACGAATGGACCTGTGAAAAATCAAACTACATTCGCTTTCTCTGTTGACAGAAGCAGAGGCAAACGATTCTGTTTTCAGCTTTGCCGCGGGTATAGTTTAGTGGTAAAACCTCTGCCTTCCAAGCAGATGATGTCGGTTCGATTCCGTCTACCCGCACCAACTTTGTCTCGTCCGTCCTTGTTCCCTTGCTCACTTTACGCTGTGAGTGCAAATTCTGTACAAGCAATCCACCATTTCATGAAGGTTGCGACCCTGTATCGCGTCAGTCTGTCCGCACGACCCAGGTTGTGGAATGTTCATGCATTTCATCAATAAACAGGGTTATGGAGTTTGTAGATCAGTCGGTGCTGTATCGCCGAAAGGACGGCGAGTGGCAAAGTGGAACGATCGTTCATTTTTCGACGAACCATCTGGTACTTGAGATTTATGGTTCGGGTCATGAAATTCGGTTGAATGAGGTATATGATTCCGTCCGGGTTTTGCATGGAGAGGCTTTGTTCTATAATGGACGTGGTGTCGTAAGCGATCTCGTGGAAGCCTCCTCAACCCTGCTCCTGGTCTTCTATCTGCCAGACAGTTGTATCGCAGTCGCCCCGCAGGAGAACGAGGCAGATATGCAATTTGCATGTGAACAGTTCCTCACGCGTTATGTGGAGGAACTCAAATTACCCATGCGCCTGCAGCAGCATCTGTTTCAATTTGCAGATGAATTGTCGCAGATCCTTTTGGGACTTCGCGGTTCCTGTATTTCGCAGGGTGTGCATCTGACGGAGGCGAATGGCAGAAGAAATGATCTGAACGGGGAGAGTCAGCCGTGGCGGGAGAGGCCTGTGATTCTGAGTGTTCTGGAGCATGTTCAGAAGCGCTTCCTTCGGCTCAATCACTACTTGAAGCAGTGTGGGGAAACCGAACGGGTGCAGGTTGGGGCATTTTTCAAACGCCATCTGTTCCCCTTGAGTTCACGCTCCCGGTTGTTTCGGTATTTCCATTCTGCCCGACGGAGTTTTTACTTCAACCACGAACTGCTCTGTCTGTTGCAGTCGGAGCAACTGGAGGATGCAGAAAGCACACGCGGACAATTGCTCGATGCCTTTTTCAAGGCGACTGCCTGCTTTGAAATGTATGAACAACGCTGCCTTCACTGGGTGGCTGAAATCCGTGATCAGTTGAATCGTCAGCCGGGAACACTGCGACTGCTCATGCTTGGAACCGATCTCACGCCGGAACTGCTTACCCGTGAATTGAGTGCTGCGCAATGCTCGCGAATTCACATGGATGTTTATTGCATGCCGGACGAATGTGAAGCGTCGTTTGTGCAGCGCATGGACAAGCTGTTGCAGGAGGGACATGCGCTGCCGGGCATTCGGTTGATCCGGCAACCGATCCGGACAATGCATGCGGGGTACTTTCAACAGGTCACAGGTGAATTTGGAACCTACCATCGCATCCTTTCGACCAGTCTGTTCGAGTCGCTTTCGGAGAAATCTGCGGCTTACCTGCTTGGGTTTTGTGCGCAATTGCTCGAAGAGAGAGGTGAACTTCAAATTTTTGTTTCACCTCCGGTTTACTGCCCTGTTCGAGAGCATTGGTTGCTTTGGTTTGGTCAAAACTGTGAGATTGAGGCCTGGAAACGGTACCTTCCTCTGCCTGTGCGCAGTGAACAGCGGCAGTTGCCATATGGGCATTTGACGGTATTTGGGTCGACTTCTGCAACCTCCTGAACTGGAGTAGACTTCGTAAGGTTCATGCAGCGAGAAAAGGTCAAGATTTTGTATGTGGATGATGAGGACTCCTGGCGCAGCACTTTCCAGCGCGACATGTCGGAAGTCTATGAAGTCATCACCGCGCGGAATGCAGAGGAGGGTTGGGAATTGCTCAACCGTCACGCCCGCGAGATTGCAGTGCTGATTTCGGACCAGCGAATGCCAGGTCGTCCTGGCATCGAACTGCTCAAACAGGCAAGGGCTTATTATCCCAAGATCGTACGCATCATCGCCACGGGACTTTCGGAAGGCAACTTGTCTGTGCATGCAACGAATCTGGGTTCGCTCTACCACCACATTGGAAAACCGTGGAACACCGATGAACTCAATGCTATCGTCAAGCGTGCGGTTGATGTCTATCAATTGCGCAGGGAACGAGATCATTTGCTTGAACGAAAATTGTCGACGATCATGCGCAAAAATCTCGAATCCAAGCTGCAGTGCCTGCTGGTGTTCGGGGTTGCGCACAAGGGGTCGATTCATCGTGCCATGGACGCCTTTTCCACATACCTGCAAGGCATCACTGTAGATCCGGGGCAATTGTCTGACTATCGCACGGTATTCAGGCAGGCGCAGAGCGAGTTGAATTGCCTCTTGTCCAATCTGGGCATTGCTCAATCCCTTTATGATCTACCTGACCAGCTTCGAGCCGTTGGCAGCGACTCTGCTGTTGATGTGAGGCGGGTTTTGCTTGGAGCGCGGGATAGCTGTAATCAGGTCATCTATTCCGTGCGCAGTGCTCCAGCGGGCCGACCGGAGCAGCGAAGTGCGGCGGAACAGTTGTTGGTGGAGCGGCTATTGGAACTGATTCAGTGCTGGGTGGGAGATCAGCGCGATCAGAAGTTACTGGAGATCTCGGAACCCGTTCAAGGATGTTCGGAGTCGTCTGGGCAAGGTGAAATGTTCCATCTCCGGATCTGTGACTATCGCGATCCGGATCCACTGCCTGAAGATCACGACGATCCGCGTTTCAATGGCATCAATCTGGACGAATCGAGAGAGTTGGCGTGGGTGAGGTTCCTTCTTTCGATTTATCATTTTGGAGGATCCATTCAAGTCGTTCATCTTTCGCGATCACGATTACAGATTCTGATGCGTCAATTTGATCCACAAGCGAAGCAGGAGATGACGCCTTCTGGGCTGGCCTCTGACCTTATCCTGAAATTTGAAACCTGGAACCATGCCCCCAAGCCTGACCAACCCATCAAATCCGATGTCTGATATTCACTCAAACCTGTCGCAACGGGTGCTCGCTGCTTCGATGGAGCTGCGGGACTCCGTGAATGGCATGCAATTTGCAGAACCTACGACACATGTGTATAATCCGTTGGACTATGCGTGGGAACCTTACGCTGACTATGTGCAGAAGTTTGCACACCCGAACGTGGATGTGGTGTTTCTTGGCATGAATCCGGGACCCTGGGGCATGGCACAGGTGGGCGTGCCCTTTGGGGAAATTGAGGCGGTCCGGAATTGGATGGGGGTGCAGGGGACTGTCACGCGACCGCAGTATGAGCATGCAAAGCGTCCCATCGATGGTTTTGCATGCCAGCGTTCAGAGGTAAGCGGAAGAAGGCTCTGGGGATTGTTTCGTGATCGATTTGGCAGCGCGGACAAGTTTTTCCAAAACCATTTTGTTCTGAATTACTGTCCATTGGTGTTTATGGAAGCGAGCGGGCGCAACCGGACTCCGGATAAGCTGAGCGCACCGGAACGACAACAGCTCCATGAAGCGTGTGATGCGCATTTGCGCAAGGTGGTGGAATGGATGCAACCCTCCTGGCTGATAGGAATTGGCAAGTTTGCGGCATCACGTGCGGTTGAGGCTGGGTTGGCTCCCGGTGTGAACGTCGAATGGATCTTGCATCCGAGTCCGGCGAGTCCTGCCGCGAATCGGGATTGGGCGGGAATGGCTGAGCGCAAGTTGATTGATATCGGAGTGTGGTCTGATCGTTAACGGGGCAGTGGCGTTGTGCTGATCAACAGGGCTGTACATGCACAGAATGCGTTGTTTGCGCTCTGCAGGTGATTTTGATAGATTTTTAAGGTAAACATCCCGCGATCGTGCCGATAATACTACTCGATGATAAAGAATGCTCAGGAGTGGGGAGATTTTACGGAGTGGTTGAATCGAATCCATGAAGGAATGGAGTGTGAGCGTGCTGATTCCATGTCGGTGAACGCTGAGACCAAAGTCGCCCAATCCTCGCTTGTGCGGTTTCTGAAGTCCCTGCATCAATGGGTGAAACAAGTGGAATCCGCTCCATTGACAACGTGGCGTGATGAATTGGGAGTGCGTGGATTTGTATTTCCCGCAGAGTCGATTCTGCCAGATGCCAGCATCACTCGCCAGCTGTGGAGGTTGTTGCATGCTTTGGGAGGAATGGGAATTGCGCTGACCAACACGGATCACCTCTGTGATCGGGAGTTGTACCGCCTGCTGGTGCACGATCTTTTGAACCGTTCCGTGCCGCAAATGTCAGATGGCGTTTCGCGTTCAGTCGTTCTGGATGTTGTGGGTCTTCAAGTTCAGGAAGACCCCGTCCCCTGGTTGCGGTATTATGCAAGCAATCGCGAGCGCATGGAATGGGCCAAGCAAAACCCGGGGAAAGGCCTGCCTGCACCTTCGGAAACACCCTATGCCAGAGACAGCCAACTGCCGGGTCGCTGATGGTGGATCCGAGCGAATGCCCGGGAATCTGCTCCAGAGTAGTCGAAAGGCGTGAGTGACTGATGTTTCTCGCTACTCAATAACGAGTCAGTAAGGTTCAATTGCGGTTGAATTTTCTCCCTCTTCGTTGAAACTGGCTTCAGTAAAAACATGAAAGATAAAACCTTATCGGATTTGGTTGCTCCGAATCCCCCGAAATCGTACAAAAACCTCGACTTCCTCAACAGTCACGATGCACGCAGCATTCGCGTGCTTTGTGAACTCATCGAACCGGATCAGCGCTTCCGCAATGAAAAGGTGCAGAATACCGTCGTCTTTTTTGGCTCGGCCCGCTCGGTTGATTCGACCCGGGCTGCTGAAAAATCCGAAGCATTGCTCAAGCAGGCCGCAGAGGAGTCCGATTTGAATAAACGGGAGGTGCTCGAAGCAAATGCATCTTACGTGCGCAAATTGGCGGCCTACTACGATGCCGGAGTCGAACTCGCGCGCCGTGTCACAGCCTGGTCATTGCGTCTGGAAAATGAAGCCGACCGATTCTACATCTGCTCGGGGGGTGGTCCCGGCATGATGGAGGCTGCAAACAAGGGAGCGCACCTCGCTGGTGGAAAATCCATTGGTCTGGGCATCAGTTTGCCCTTTGAACAGCATCTTAATCCTTACTGTACGCCTGAGTTGAGTTTCGAATACCACTACTTCTTCACGCGCAAGTATTGGTTTCTTTACCCGGCAAAAGCACTTGTGGTCTTTCCCGGAGGATTCGGAACCATGGACGAACTCTTCGAATTGCTCACATTGATCCAGACACACAAGATTCAGAAAAAAATGCCCATCCTGCTTTTTGGGAAAGACTTTTGGAATGACATTCTCAATTTTGATGCCTTTCGGAAGTGGGGTGTCATCTCTGACTTTGATCTCGAGTTGTTCCGCATCGTTGATGACATTGATGAGGCCGAGCGTTACCTGATCGAACAGCTGGAGACCCACTTTCTGCCGAATTCCCGTTGATTTACGATACGCCGAGAGTGAGCCGCACCTTGCCGAATGCCTCGACAGCGCGTTCGAGTTGTTCGGGGGTGTGAGATGCTGATATCTGCAGGCGGATGCGGGCTTTGCCCTTGGGAACGACCGGATAGTAGAATCCGATGGCATAAATGCCGTGTTCCAGGAGCTCTGCGGCGTAGCGTTGAGCGAGTGTGGCCTCTCCGAGCATTACGGGCACGATGGGGTGTGTGCCGGGCACGATGTCGAATCCGGCCTCCTGCATCGCGGATCGGAACTGGCGGGTGTTTTCCCAAAGCTGCTGTCTCCGATCATCTGAGTGTTCCATCAAATCGATGCAGCGCAGGCTTGCTGCAACGATTGCTGGCGCGAGGGAGTTGGAAAAAAGATAGGGTCGCGAGCGCTGTCGCAGCAACTCGACGATCTCGCGGCTCGCTGCTGTATAGCCGCCGCTGGCTCCCCCCAAGGCTTTACCGAGGGTGCCGGTGATCACCGAAACCCGCCCCATGACCTCGCAGTGTTCGTGAGTTCCGCGTCCATTGGCTCCCATAAAGCCCACAGCATGGGAATCATCCACGATGACCCGTGCGTGGTATTGCTCGGCAAGCTCGCAAATGCCGTGCAGGTCAGCGATGATGCCGTCCATGGAAAAGACACCGTCGGTGACGATCCATTTGTAGCGTGCACCATCCCGTTGTGCGGCCTGAAGGCAGGCTTCGAGTTCGCTCAGGTTATTATTGGCATAGCGGTAGCGCTTGGCCTTGCACAGGCGGATGCCATCGATGATGGAGGCGTGGTTGAGTTGGTCGCTCACGATGGCATCCTCTTCGTTGAGCAAAACTTCGAAAAGACCGCCGTTGGCGTCAAAGCAGGAACTGTAGAGAATGCTATCCTCCATTCCGAGGAAGGCGGCGATGCGTGCCTCGAGTTGTTTGTGCTGGGTCTGGGTGCCGCAGATGAAGCGCACGCTGGAGAGTCCGAACCCGAACTGATCGTAGCTCGCCTTGGCTGCGGCAATCAACTCGGGGTGATTGGCAAGTCCCAGGTAGTTGTTGGCACAGAAGTTCAACACCGTTTTACCGTTTGCCAGCTTCACTTCAGTGCCCTGGGGGCTTTGGATCGGGCGCTCGGATTTGAAGAGTCCATCGTTTGTGATGGCTCCAAGTTCGCTCTGGATGAAATCACTGTAGTCCATGATGCAGGAGGAATCAGTGACTCCAGTCGAGGATCACTTTTCCGGATTGTCCGGAGCGCATGACCTCAAAGCCCTTTTCAAATTCGGTATAGGGAAAGCGGTGCGTGATCACGGGCGAGATGTCGAGTCCGCTCTGGATCATCGTCGTCATCTTGTACCATGTTTCAAACATTTCCCTGCCATAAATCCCTTTGATGGTGAGCATGTTGAAGATCACCTTGTCCCAGTCGATGTTTGGTTTTTTGGAGTAGATACCGAGCAGGGCGATTTTGGCTCCGTGTGCGGCGTGGTCGATGATGGTGTTGAGCGCTTGAGGGGCACCGGACATTTCCATGCATACATCAAATCCCTCGACGATGCGCAGCTCCTTGCAGACATCCGAGAGCGTGGTTTCAAGCGGGTTGATCGCACGGGTAGCGCCCATTTGACGTGCAAGTTCAAGTCGGGAGGAGTTGATATCGGTAACCACAATCCAGCGTGCACCGCAATGCTTGGCCACCGCAACAGCCATGCACCCGATGGGACCTGCGCCCGTGATCAGGACGTCTTCGCCGACCAGCGGAAAGGAAAGGGCGGTGTGCGTGGCATTGCCAAAAGGATCAAAGCAGGATAAAATCTCCAGCGGAATGTTGGGATCTGCCAGCCACACGTTCGCCTGGGGAAGGGCGAGATACTCAGCAAAAGCGCCGGGACGGTTGACGCCAACTCCGCGGGTATTGCAGCACAGGTGGCGTTGACCAGCCATGCAATGGCGACAGGTGCCGCAGACGATATGGCCTTCCCCGCAGACGAGGTCTCCGGGTTTGTAGGCAGTCACGCTCGATCCGACAGCGTGGATTCGTCCCACAAATTCATGTCCTACGGCCATGGGAACCGGGATGGTCTTTTTGGCCCATGCATCCCAGTTATAGATGTGCACATCGGTGCCGCAGATGGAGGTTTTGATGATCTTGATGAGGACTTCCTCCGGACCGAATTCGGGTTCGGGAATCTCCTCAAGCCAAAGACCCGGGCGGGCTTCTTTTTTGACAAGTGCTTTCATGGCTTAGGGGCACGTGGGTGCCCAGTGGAACACATGCTAGTGGTTCAATTTCGTGAAATCAATCACGTCCCCATTGGGTTGAAAGAAATGTCCAGGCATCGAAATGCATGAATCGGTATTGCGACGCAGGAGGAGTATGGGGTTGGCTCAGCCGTGTTCTGCGATCACTGCGGCGCCGATGATGCCTGCGAGGTTTTTCAGTTCAGCCATCTTCACCGGAGTCTGGATATTGAGATGTTTGACAAATTTTTCCGGTTTTTTGGAAACCCCTCCCCCGATTACAAACACTTCCGGACTGAAAAGGTGCTCAAGATGGGCGAGATAGCATTCGAATCGTTTGGCCCACTCCTTCCACTTCAGATCGTCGCGTTTTCGTGCGGCGTCTGAGCAAAACGATTCGGCATGGC
Coding sequences within:
- a CDS encoding LOG family protein, whose amino-acid sequence is MKDKTLSDLVAPNPPKSYKNLDFLNSHDARSIRVLCELIEPDQRFRNEKVQNTVVFFGSARSVDSTRAAEKSEALLKQAAEESDLNKREVLEANASYVRKLAAYYDAGVELARRVTAWSLRLENEADRFYICSGGGPGMMEAANKGAHLAGGKSIGLGISLPFEQHLNPYCTPELSFEYHYFFTRKYWFLYPAKALVVFPGGFGTMDELFELLTLIQTHKIQKKMPILLFGKDFWNDILNFDAFRKWGVISDFDLELFRIVDDIDEAERYLIEQLETHFLPNSR
- the tdh gene encoding L-threonine 3-dehydrogenase, whose amino-acid sequence is MKALVKKEARPGLWLEEIPEPEFGPEEVLIKIIKTSICGTDVHIYNWDAWAKKTIPVPMAVGHEFVGRIHAVGSSVTAYKPGDLVCGEGHIVCGTCRHCMAGQRHLCCNTRGVGVNRPGAFAEYLALPQANVWLADPNIPLEILSCFDPFGNATHTALSFPLVGEDVLITGAGPIGCMAVAVAKHCGARWIVVTDINSSRLELARQMGATRAINPLETTLSDVCKELRIVEGFDVCMEMSGAPQALNTIIDHAAHGAKIALLGIYSKKPNIDWDKVIFNMLTIKGIYGREMFETWYKMTTMIQSGLDISPVITHRFPYTEFEKGFEVMRSGQSGKVILDWSH
- a CDS encoding type II secretion system F family protein, producing the protein MPSLSSPASSSKPSKRRAKKRNSLAESQRLAKLKAAEKKAPKAKIKLEELAIFTQQLSSMLGAGLPLVSAMEALQEQTSNLHFQVIIRMVKLDVTSGTPFSEACAKYPNAFPKLFVSMVQAGEASGSLGDILEKTAQYFDESVKLSKKVKSAMTYPVTVILFAIVLVNVLLIFVIPVFAEMFTSFGSELPGPTQFLIDLSNFLKKYVIFLILGGVVGFKVLGKFFKTPRGREVKDFLLLRIPIFGELVRKVSISRFCRTFSILMKSGVPILQSLEIVSSGANNVYIERACSDISRTVSQGGQISEVLAVTPYFPSMIKHMTQAGEQTGDIDSMMVKISDFYDVEIENTVSALTSLLEPLLIVVLGVVIGGNVLANFLPIFNMPTVIG
- a CDS encoding response regulator, which codes for MQREKVKILYVDDEDSWRSTFQRDMSEVYEVITARNAEEGWELLNRHAREIAVLISDQRMPGRPGIELLKQARAYYPKIVRIIATGLSEGNLSVHATNLGSLYHHIGKPWNTDELNAIVKRAVDVYQLRRERDHLLERKLSTIMRKNLESKLQCLLVFGVAHKGSIHRAMDAFSTYLQGITVDPGQLSDYRTVFRQAQSELNCLLSNLGIAQSLYDLPDQLRAVGSDSAVDVRRVLLGARDSCNQVIYSVRSAPAGRPEQRSAAEQLLVERLLELIQCWVGDQRDQKLLEISEPVQGCSESSGQGEMFHLRICDYRDPDPLPEDHDDPRFNGINLDESRELAWVRFLLSIYHFGGSIQVVHLSRSRLQILMRQFDPQAKQEMTPSGLASDLILKFETWNHAPKPDQPIKSDV
- the kbl gene encoding glycine C-acetyltransferase is translated as MDYSDFIQSELGAITNDGLFKSERPIQSPQGTEVKLANGKTVLNFCANNYLGLANHPELIAAAKASYDQFGFGLSSVRFICGTQTQHKQLEARIAAFLGMEDSILYSSCFDANGGLFEVLLNEEDAIVSDQLNHASIIDGIRLCKAKRYRYANNNLSELEACLQAAQRDGARYKWIVTDGVFSMDGIIADLHGICELAEQYHARVIVDDSHAVGFMGANGRGTHEHCEVMGRVSVITGTLGKALGGASGGYTAASREIVELLRQRSRPYLFSNSLAPAIVAASLRCIDLMEHSDDRRQQLWENTRQFRSAMQEAGFDIVPGTHPIVPVMLGEATLAQRYAAELLEHGIYAIGFYYPVVPKGKARIRLQISASHTPEQLERAVEAFGKVRLTLGVS
- a CDS encoding uracil-DNA glycosylase family protein; translated protein: MSDIHSNLSQRVLAASMELRDSVNGMQFAEPTTHVYNPLDYAWEPYADYVQKFAHPNVDVVFLGMNPGPWGMAQVGVPFGEIEAVRNWMGVQGTVTRPQYEHAKRPIDGFACQRSEVSGRRLWGLFRDRFGSADKFFQNHFVLNYCPLVFMEASGRNRTPDKLSAPERQQLHEACDAHLRKVVEWMQPSWLIGIGKFAASRAVEAGLAPGVNVEWILHPSPASPAANRDWAGMAERKLIDIGVWSDR